A region from the Alosa alosa isolate M-15738 ecotype Scorff River chromosome 7, AALO_Geno_1.1, whole genome shotgun sequence genome encodes:
- the LOC125297660 gene encoding uncharacterized protein LOC125297660: MTPEGRSGIPPNLLGSHQALLIDYSKQQYQPGHLYPDCCGCDITSSESSFTLTNAAPQDEEDATDWHGQVEKVTANYIDNRCQPDSTHVATGMVPGNAWVVRGGARRVNVPAHFWSAFCCTDRVKGCSALGSTRKVTATKTGMRKLKDDWKMIAERMSVAELNAELARLHSVPSFKVFGDCSDRSWIPLIGQDKLPAVIEFEVHVDVGSQPQLISNEPITVKAAGMWLATVKAAGMWLAT, encoded by the exons ATGACTCCTGAAGGGCGTTCAGGCATCCCACCAAATCTCCTGGGCTCCCACCAGGCTCTGCTTATTGACTACAGCAAACAGCAATACCAGCCCGGCCACCTGTACCCCGACTGCTGCGGATGCGACATCACTTCCTCAGAGTCCTCCTTCACCCTGACCAACGCCGCCCCACAGGACGAAGAGGACGCCACTGACTGGCACGGGCAGGTGGAGAAAGTCACCGCCAACTACATAGACAACCGGTGCCAGCCTGACTCCACTCACGTAGCCACAGGCATGGTGCCAGGCAACGCGTGGGTAGTGAGGGGCGGAGCGAGGAGGGTGAACGTGCCCGCCCACTTCTGGTCTGCGTTCTGTTGCACGGACAGAGTGAAAGGCTGCTCTGCGCTGGGCTCCACGCGCAAGGTGACCGCCACCAAGACGGGGATGAGGAAACTGAAAGACGACTGGAAGATGATCGCAGAGAGGATGTCTGTTGCGGAGCTGAATGCAGAGCTCGCGCGTCTGCACAGCGTGCCCTCGTTTAAAGTGTttggggac TGCTCTGATCGGTCCTGGATCCCCCTGATCGGTCAGGACAAGCTGCCTGCTGTTATAGAATTTGAAGTTCATGTTGACGTAGGAAGTCAGCCACAGCTCATCTCGAATGAGCCTATAACTGTGAAGGCTGCAGGGATGTGGTTGGCTACTGTGAAGGCTGCAGGGATGTGGTTGGCTACCTAA